The nucleotide sequence AACTGCTTAAGTCGTTCCCTCAGCCATGCTTCGGAGGGGGTTCCCAGGTCCTGGTTCCGCTCCAGCCGGAGCTGTTTCAGCTCATACTGGATTTCTTTCTGTTCTTCCTTCCTGGATTTGAGACGTCGCTGCAAATCCTCTGGGGGATCCCCCTGTTCGACCTGATCGACCAGACGCTCGATCTTTTGAGTTACCTGGTATAACTCCCGTTCTTTCTCTCTGATCGTCGTGGGGACCCGGTTTTCGTATTGATCACATAGATTTTTCGCGGCTTACTGTTACGGCCTGCGCGATTCTGTTCCGATCCCGGTACTGGCTCAGAGCCGTAACCGAAACACCAGTCTCCCACAGAATAACCACTGAGCAGGGCCCCCTCCTGCCCCCGGATAACAGCTGCACTTAAATCTTTGATGAACTGTTCATGGATCAGGGCAAAAATCGCAGCGATAACTTCCCAGCCAGTTGTATCAGTGTCTATACCTTCAGTCACACAGATACAACGAACACCGTAGACATAGACGAGCTTCTTGAGGATCGGTAATGTAATCACGGATTCTCGAGCCAGTCGGCTCAGGCTATACAAATAAAGTACATTGAACCTGCCCTGCTTTGCTGCCTCCAGCATTTCATTCAAGCCCTCTCTTTCTAGCTTCGTACCCGAGACGGCCCTATCTTCAAATTCGTAAGCAGGTAGAATAGTATGCCCTAACCGGGAGGCATGTTCTCGGCACTTTTGTTGCTGCTGATCAATACTTTCATCTCGCTGATTATTGGAACTGAAGCGAGAATAATCAGCGGCTACTTCCGGAACATCCTGGGATTCCTGTTTCTTTTTACCGCGCCGTCGTTTTCGGGCATACACAACAGCTGATTCGCTGGTGGCTGGGGCAGGAACATGGCTAAAATCAATTTGTGCTGAAAGTGTGCTGAAACGATTGCCAAATAACAGAAAACAACCAGCACTAACCAGAAGCAACCATAAGACTGCTCCCGCAACAAAAATAGGGGTTTGACGCTTAATCGCTACTATGCTAGAGTAAGATAAAAACAGGGATCCGAGTTTCCCCCTCTCTCCGCATCCAATGAACGATGGCTCGCAACCACCTGAAAACAAGGGGTTTGCGAGCCATCGTTTTTTTGTGTCCCCCCACTTGTCCCGTTTTTGGCCCTGTCAAGAAACTCCTGATTTGTGGCCCCCTTGAGCAATATTGCCAGTAATAACATTGCTCCTGAAAAGCCTACCAAGAGTTTTAAAATGAATTTTAAACAACACATACCGACAAGGACATCCCCAAGCTGGCGTCGATGAAGAATCTCGAAACCTTGAATTTGTATAATACATCAATCACTCCCGCTGGAATCGCAAAATTAAAGGAGCTGCTCCCCAATTGCAAAATCTCTTAATGACGACAGGGGAAGAGAATTCTTATTGCAGCTTTTTGATTAAACCAGGTTCTGACAGACCAGCCTGCTGTTAAAATGGATCTCCGTGGCTAGTGATGTGAATCAGCCTGCGATAGCAATGCTGAATCGACATGATCAATTAATCGTTGATCCGGATGACAGTTTCGACAGCCAATAACAATATGTCTGAGAATGTTCAGGAAACTGTTTTTTGATGGAGCAAAAATGAAGATAGATCCTGATGAACTAAAGGTTGTGTATGCCAAGCGGAACATGTCCGCAAAGCTGAGGGCAACAGAATGGGCGCTGGGACTCTGGGAGAAGTACGGTGCTCTTAATTCAGGAGATACTGTTGTTGATCTGGGGTGTGGAGAACGGTATGCGGCTGCGATGTCACTGGATCCAACGATTCATTATATCGGTTTTGATGTAAATCAAGAATCCATTGAAACTTGCACTCAAGTGTACCCACAATATCGCTGGCTGTATGCGGATCTTAAAAATGACATGTATAATCCGGATGGTAAGATCGAACCCCGAACATTTCAGTTTCCGATCGATGATCATACCGCTGATCTCGTCATTTGCGCGTCGCTGTTTACGCATCTGGAAACGCTTGAAGTGGCACAGCATTATCTCACTGAAATTCAGAGGATAATAAAACCAGGAGGCCATTTATAGATCAGCTGGTTTCGCTCACCACCAAATGAAGTCTGCACAGACGCCCAACGAACGGTTTTCACAGAGGCTGAAATTATCAATATGATAGGTGACTGGTTGGAGCTCAAATTCACAATTGGAGGAATGTCCGAGGGCTACCATGATCAATGGGTTATGCTAGGGCAGGCATATTAACTCTTCAGCATGCTTTTTATGGAAATTAGGAACAAGCTTGTTTAAAACCTGTTGGGAAAGCCTAAAGATAATGCGTATATTGAATCGTTCAACGGACGAGTTCGCCAGGAATGTTTAAACCAGCATTGGTTTATAAGTTTGGCAGATGCCGAGGAACAAATCGATCGGTGGCGGCTGGACTATTTCGCCCCCCCACACAGCTCCCTGGGAAATCAGACCCCAGTAGAGTTCGGGAAAAATTCATCCCTGGATCGCCAGGGATGAATTTACCTTGGGTCTCTAACATTCCAACTGGTGCAAGGTCAATACTTGGGATTTGGTTACAGGGGAAATTCATTTTAACGTTTGCTTAATTTCAATTAAAGTAGACGTTGCAGCCTCTTTGTCATCTTGAAGAGTTGCTTTGTATAACTTTTTGATTATTTCTAATCGGATTGATCGATCTTGACCGATCGAATTTTTCAGATACTGTAACTGCTCATCACTAGAGAGTGCCCATAGAGATTCACCCTTCGATAAGGTAATAGATGCCTTTCCATCTCCATTGATATTCTTGTACTGTATTAAAGGAGCGAGTATCCATACGTGTTTATGGTCATTTCCATATTGGCTCTTATACCAACTGCTACATTTAGTTTCTATCGTAGAGTTAGATATGACTACAGAGAAGATACGACGAGAGTCACGATGCAAACGACATTCCCCACATGTATACATCCTCGACTCTATCAAAGGGTGACTACTTAGTTGAATTCCTAATAAAACCACCGCGAAACCCAAAAATCCAAATATTATAAATTTGTTATTTTTCATGGACAGCATCCAGTAGGCGAATTTGTTGATGGAGCACCTAGCTCTGCAGGTAGGTCATTACAACATTCCATACAACAAGCAATTCTAGAAAACTCACCTGCCACTCGATCTAGCTCATCATTGTAAGCGTCTACTT is from Gimesia maris and encodes:
- a CDS encoding recombinase family protein; translation: MFSGGCEPSFIGCGERGKLGSLFLSYSSIVAIKRQTPIFVAGAVLWLLLVSAGCFLLFGNRFSTLSAQIDFSHVPAPATSESAVVYARKRRRGKKKQESQDVPEVAADYSRFSSNNQRDESIDQQQQKCREHASRLGHTILPAYEFEDRAVSGTKLEREGLNEMLEAAKQGRFNVLYLYSLSRLARESVITLPILKKLVYVYGVRCICVTEGIDTDTTGWEVIAAIFALIHEQFIKDLSAAVIRGQEGALLSGYSVGDWCFGYGSEPVPGSEQNRAGRNSKPRKIYVINTKTGSPRRSERKNGSYTR
- a CDS encoding class I SAM-dependent methyltransferase; the protein is MKIDPDELKVVYAKRNMSAKLRATEWALGLWEKYGALNSGDTVVDLGCGERYAAAMSLDPTIHYIGFDVNQESIETCTQVYPQYRWLYADLKNDMYNPDGKIEPRTFQFPIDDHTADLVICASLFTHLETLEVAQHYLTEIQRIIKPGGHL